TCCCAAAACCATTTTTACAGACCAAGATGCTGCTATGATGAATGCCATTCCACATGTGATGCCTGATACATATCATAGGCTTTGCTTGTGGCATATGATGCAAAATGCACTAAAGAATGTTAATTGTGTATTCAAGGGTAACAGTGGAGTTAGAGAAGTCCTAAAAATGTTCATTGATGAAtatgaggatgaggatgagtTTTTAGTGGCTTGGGATGAAATGCTTGTGAAACATAATGTGCAGGGGAAAGCATTAGAGTGGTTGAAAGGAATAAAGAAGTTGAGAAAAAAATGGGCTAAGGCGTATGTAAAGATGGCATGGTCTGCAGGAATGACAACTACGGGAATTAGTAAGAGCTTCAATGGTAGGTTAAAAGAGTATTTACAGTCTGACTATAATGTGGTACAATTTTTCATGCATTTTGAGAGAGTACTTGATGATCAGAGGTATAAGGAGTACCAAGCTGAAAATAAATTGTGTTATAAGAATGCACAAGTGAAAGTTCCAGCTATGATGGTCAAACAAGCAGGTGATACTTACACGAAAGCAATATTTGAGGAATTTCAAGAACAATATGGGGAATCTCTTGATTTAAGAATAAAAAGTACCGTTGATGATGGTGAAGTTGTTGTGTACACAGTTTTTCCACCTTACGGTGCTTTTATGGAACGACATGtgaggagggagagagattcaAACATAATCTGTTGCAGTTGCAGATTGTTTGAGATAAAAGGTATTTTGTGTAGTCATGCCATAAAAATCCTTAGAGAGGTAATGGACACCTTGGAGATCCCTAGTCAATATATTTTGAAAAGGTGGACTAAAAAAGCTAGGGTTGAGAGCATACAAAACATGCATGGGAAGGAAATCCAAGTTGATCCTAGATTGCAACAGAGCTCTCGATTTAGGTCCTTGTGCCACGCATTTACTCAGATCTCGTCCAGGGCTGCAGAAGGTGATGAAACATATGAAATAGCTCTTAGCTGTGCACATAAGTTGGGTAAATTGACTGAAGACAAGCTCAGTTTACAAATTAATGGTAAAACAGAAGATGAGGGTGAGGATTCTGCCCCCATTATGGCTCTAAACCATTCTAATGATGTTCCCAACTTGAATAATGCCACTGTTGTCCAAGCAAAAGGATTAAAGAAGAGAGAGACTTGTCGGGGAAGAAGACGACTCAAGAGTTGTTTGGAAGAAGCTATAGCCAAAAGGAAGCGATCATCTAACTCCCATTTATCAAAGgtaaagttttaattttctaaaaattataatagcaGTAAACTAAGTCATATGGTTTATTTATCTATATTGTGAGTTGTGACATCTTAAAGGAAACTTGTGTTCCAAAGGAGACCGTTGCAGCGGGATGTTATATTGCTTCTCCTCCACCCTTTTTTTGTGCTCCCGTGATGGCTGAACCAAGGGGACCTTTTCCAGTGGTGAATACTTTGAATTCGGTGAGTGGTAATTAACCTCCTTATATTCTTTTTTATATTATGTTTATTAGTTATTTATGCAATTTTCATAGTCACAGGGACATGACATGCTTAAATACATGCCATGGATGACATATGAAGAACCTCAGTATAGTACATTTCAAGAGCTACTCCAAACAAATCCCACTGGTTATTCCGTTGCACACCAAGATTTGAATGTAAGCGGTGACCACTGGAGATGAAGAGAGGAAGCCAACTTACTGTTATTGCAGAACCGCAAATACTGGCATGAAAACTCATTTTTTGAATCTACAGATTTTTGTGTGTAATTTTGAATCTCTAGTTtctgcaaaacaaattttttgtGTGTAATTTGGAATGCTCTAGATTCTATGCTTATAATGGAAGCATGTACTGCCATGAAAACTCATTTTTTGTGTGTAATTTTGAATATGCAGAAAAGTTCTGCTTGTAATGGAAGCATGTAAGTACATGAAAACTCATTTTCCAACCAAGGCACTCTTACTTTTGTCTTAGCATCAAAACATGATATAAAACAGAGCAATGTAAAATACTTATCAGAAACAAAGGCATCTTAAAAGCAGATAGGAGGAGGGGGCGGGAAAGGCAACAGAAAAAGGGAGAAAAATT
This is a stretch of genomic DNA from Malus domestica chromosome 02, GDT2T_hap1. It encodes these proteins:
- the LOC139193982 gene encoding protein FAR1-RELATED SEQUENCE 5-like; protein product: MMTRTNSIVHRDQDAAMMNAIPHVMPDTYHRLCLWHMMQNALKNVNCVFKGNSGVREVLKMFIDEYEDEDEFLVAWDEMLVKHNVQGKALEWLKGIKKLRKKWAKAYVKMAWSAGMTTTGISKSFNGRLKEYLQSDYNVVQFFMHFERVLDDQRYKEYQAENKLCYKNAQVKVPAMMVKQAGDTYTKAIFEEFQEQYGESLDLRIKSTVDDGEVVVYTVFPPYGAFMERHVRRERDSNIICCSCRLFEIKGILCSHAIKILREVMDTLEIPSQYILKRWTKKARVESIQNMHGKEIQVDPRLQQSSRFRSLCHAFTQISSRAAEGDETYEIALSCAHKLGKLTEDKLSLQINGKTEDEGEDSAPIMALNHSNDVPNLNNATVVQAKGLKKRETCRGRRRLKSCLEEAIAKRKRSSNSHLSKETCVPKETVAAGCYIASPPPFFCAPVMAEPRGPFPVVNTLNSGHDMLKYMPWMTYEEPQYSTFQELLQTNPTGYSVAHQDLNVSGDHWR